Genomic window (Enterobacteriaceae bacterium 4M9):
GCGGCCCGCAGGGATGCGGGCCGAGGGCGCGACTTGCAGGGACGCAGCATCGCGCCCGTCCCCGACAAGCCAGACGGCGATAAGCGCAGGGCACCTCCCGAAGGGAGGCGATTTTCTTTGCCGGGAGCCGGGATTCAAAAGGGGGCGGCGGCGAGCCTCCTTTTGCCGTTCACGTACGCCATAGCCCACAGATGCATGCAGACTTAATAGTGAACGGAACATTCCACAGGACAAAAGTGCCAAAGTTCGAGCACAGCGCAAAGTGAACGGGGCATTCCACCACACCAAAAAAATCACCAAACAATGCGGCACAACTCTCTGGCCCCCAGAAACAAAAAAGCCAGCCTCCGGTTCCCCGAACGCTGGCTCTGCGCCTTACAAAAGAAGCCGCCCTGCGGCCACCTCTTCTTATAACCAGTTCTTACGCTTAAAGTACAAATACGGTGCCAGCCCCGCCAGCATCATAAACACAATCGCCCCCGGATAACCGAAGCTCCAGTGCAGCTCCGGCATAAACTCAAAGTTCATCCCGTAGCTCGACGCCACCAGCGTCGGCGGCAGGAACACCACGGACACAACGGAGAAGATTTTGATAATGCGGTTCTGCTCGATGTTGATAAAACCCATCGCCGCCTGCATCAGGAAGTTCACCTTCTGAAACAGCGATTCATTGTGCGGCAGCAGAGATTCGATATCGCGCAGGATCTCGCGCGCCTGCTCCAGTTGATTGCCCGGTAAGCGAGCCTTACGCACCAGGAAGTTCAGCGCGCGCTGGGTATCCATCAGACACAGGCGCACCTTCCAGCCCACGTCTTCCAGTTCTGCGAGCGTAGACAGCGCCTGGTCGTATTCATCGCCCTGGCGGCCTTCCATAATCACGCGGCTGAGTTTTTCCAGGTCGCTGTAGATGTTTTCGATTTCATCTGCCAATTGCTCGATTTTGGTTTCAAACAGGTCGAGCAGCAGTTCAAAGGCGTTACCGTCCACCATCGTCTGGCCACGGGCGCGCATGCGGTACAGGCGAAACGCCGGCAGTTCACGCTCGCGCAGCGTATAAAGACGCCCGTCGCGAATGGTGAAAGCCACCGTCGAGTTGCCGGCATGGTCTTCGGCATCTTCAAAAAAGAAAAAGGAGTGGATGTGCAGGCCGTCTTCGTCTTCGAAGAAACGCGCGGAGGCTTCGATGTCCTCCAGTTCCGGGCGCGTTGCCAGGCTCTGGCCCAGCTCGGTTTGTACCCGCTGGCGCTCTTCGTCATCCGGCTCGACCAGGTCGACCCAGACAGAGTTGTCCAGCGGTTCGCTTTCATCCACCTCAAGGCGGGAAAGGCGATTATTTTCCAGTTGAAATGCGCTCAGCATGACCGTGGCTCCCAATGAAGAAATAAATGGGACAGTTCGCAGAACACACGATATCTGGGCGCGCCAGACCTGAAACAGACTGGCTCATGCGACAGGAAAAACACGGTCGCTGACAACCGCTAAGGCCATCAGCATAAGAGGAAAGCCTTAGGAGTTGCACCTGCTTAACAGGTTAATGAGCCAGCATCGACTGGGTGTGTCCAAGGCGAATGTCCTCTTAGTGTAATCGTGCGCGCATGTTACGCCAGCCTAAATAAAGCGTCAACAAGAGGCAGAAAAGCACAGAATTTCGCGTCGTTACATCGTTTCCAGTCGGGCATAAGCGGCCACCAGCCACTTGA
Coding sequences:
- the corA gene encoding magnesium/cobalt transporter CorA — translated: MLSAFQLENNRLSRLEVDESEPLDNSVWVDLVEPDDEERQRVQTELGQSLATRPELEDIEASARFFEDEDGLHIHSFFFFEDAEDHAGNSTVAFTIRDGRLYTLRERELPAFRLYRMRARGQTMVDGNAFELLLDLFETKIEQLADEIENIYSDLEKLSRVIMEGRQGDEYDQALSTLAELEDVGWKVRLCLMDTQRALNFLVRKARLPGNQLEQAREILRDIESLLPHNESLFQKVNFLMQAAMGFINIEQNRIIKIFSVVSVVFLPPTLVASSYGMNFEFMPELHWSFGYPGAIVFMMLAGLAPYLYFKRKNWL